GACCATAGTATATTCTGGCTAATCCAAAGTCGGCAATTTTGACTATTCCCTGACTATCGATAAGAATATTGGAAGCCTTTATATCCCTATGAAAataatgattttgatgaacGTAGTTAATGCCCTCCAGCATCTGGTAAACAATACCTTTGATTTGGCTTTGAGTCAAATGAACTCTTGGGTTGTTTAAGAGACCAGTCAAGTCAGACGCCATGTACGGCGAGACTGTGTAAAATATACCTGGAGACTCCTGTTTCTCTGGCTTTTCATAAATCATATCAACAAGTTGAAGGACGTTCTTGTGCTTGAGCTTTTTGAGGATAGACACTTCTCTGAACGAAGTAATTGGAAATCCATCTTTGCTATTTAGAACCATTAGTTTTTTCAAGGCACAAACccttccagttcttctttgaagcgCCTTGGAAACTTCTCCAAAGGTTCCTTCACCTAATTTTCCAACTATTTTGTAGTCTCGCAAGGCACTTATCCCATAAAACCTCCTTTGAGGATAGCTTTTCTGCGGCGTGCTTCCCTGACTCATAGCTGGACTTTGTGAAAAAGAAGTGGGCCCAGAGGGTTGAGAAGTTGGAAAGCTTGGTAATAAAGcaaaaataaaagaatGTCTCTctaatgattttgatttcaagatATAGTATGGTACACgtccttcaaaaaaatcaggTTTAACAAAACGAACGTGACGAACAGTAACAGCTGGGAAAGGGTTTGAAAAGGAGTCAATGCGCAGAATGAGACACTAGTGCGTACTTATGGGTTTCTATGAAAGTACGATGTATAAACTCTTGGTTTTatttattctttttttgagaACCCCTATCCAACATCTGACATCTAGCCAGCAATTGAAAGGAACCTAGTGATCCAACgattcttcatcaatgacGAAGCTGGTTCTCCAAGGCGAGTGATGAGGTTTCAAAAGTACTGCTGCAATCTTGCTCAACATAGCTGTTGAATAGTTGTTACCAGAAATGACGCTTCTTTTCCGTTGTATCATCAGCAATCTTCTAATTTTTTGCGACGTTTTGTACCAACAGTCTTCACTCCCAATCAAGTAGTTGCCTCAGCAGCATGCTAACTACTTTAGTATTCTTCTTGAGATTTTCAATCTGACACAATCCATGAAATATCGTCAAACAGACAAGAGAAATCAGACCGATAGTCATGGTGGCGCATACTGACAGAATTTGGGGCAATGTACTGAAGTATTCACCATGTCCAGTGTGAAATTGCTGAAACTGGCCGAGTTTCACGATGGCTTCATTCCCATAAATATGCAGCAGGTACGGGATCATCAGAATCAGTGCTTTAGTTACCATTGAAAACAGGTTGTGCAACGTGGATGATCTCTCAAAATGTTTCAGCAACATCTCCAGGTCAAAGGGTGCAAACGCATTTCGCAAGCTTACCATTTATAAGGTTTGTTTGATTATCAGAGCGGATTCAGGGCTACCTTGCTTCCATGCATAGAAACTTATTTTGGGCCTGCCACATAAAGGGGAGTGGAGGGGACCAGTCCACTATCGATGATACCTTGCGCGATCTTCCTGCCCTTTACGGAGAGCGCAGGTGGGGAAGAAAAGCTGAGAAACCGGACAAAGGATAAAGCTGGCAGCAAAATTCCATCCTTTACATCAATCAGGAACTAAGAGGGAACATAGTGCATTTCAGTATATAAACTATTCCTCAGATTTACTCTCAAAAGGTTTTAAATCTTTGGTGCCAGTTTCCCAGGATAAACCATCGTATGTAATAGTCTTGATAGCCTTTACGATATCTGCGACGCTGCCTCTGACTTGAGTGGTCgaatctctttctctcaGAGTAACCGTTCCGTCAGCGATGGTATCAAAATCGATAGTGATACCAAATGGTGTACCGAGCTCATCGTTTCTAGCATATCTCTTACCGATCGATGCCCCAGaatcatcaactttgaaaggaatcttttctttacGTAAAACTTGGGAGATTTCCTTCACAATGGGCTTGAACTCGGCATTGGTTTGCAAGGGAACAAGCAACACTTTGGTTGGGGCTACAATGGGTGGCAACTTCAACACACACCTGTCAGCATCATCGGGACGTGGGTAGAAAGCATGCTCAAAAATAGAATAGATTATACGTCCAATACCGAATGAAGGTTCGATCACGTTAGGAGTGTACTCTCTGATATGTTCAGTTCTAGTCCTTCTTTCAATATGAATCAGTGAATCATCCAACTcaatcttctcttcaatACCTGGTATTTCAACCAGAATTTTACCATCTGTCGACAAATCTTTCTGTAGAGTTTCTAGTTCACACTCAGTTCTAGCAAGCaaccatttttcaacagcGCCTGCATTCTTTCTGAACTTTGGCccaaattttttcttctcaataTCAATCTCCAGTCTGTCAACAGTAATTGGTTCCGGAAGCTTCTCTCTGACACAGAGCTTTTCATTAGTCCTTGCAGCATGTACGGATAAGTCATAAGCGGAACGATCAGCACAACCTACGCATTCAATCCAGCCGTAAGAGGTAAGCAGTTCCGCATCCCAGCAGTCTTGAGCGTAATGTGCCATCTCATTGTCCATATGTTGTCTAAATCTCAGTCTAGAAGGATCGACACCAATAGTAATTAAGAACTGGTAGATTCTAGCAATAAAATAACCCAAAGTTTCATTGTCAACCATCTTTTCAGAAACAGCCTCACCAATGGACTTGATGGCGCATTCTGTCTTACCTTCAATCTGAGTAGATTTAGATAAAAAGTTTAACTTGATATCCTTGACGAGATCGAACTTGGAATGAGATTTGTCTTCTGGATCCACGAAGTGCTCAATTTCTGCCATCAAAAATTCTCTTACTCTAAGCAGCCCTGCTCTAGgagaaatttcatttctaaATGACTTACCAATGGAAGCAGAGGCGAAGGGCATTTTCTCATTGTTGAAGTCGTACAACTTGCTaaagttcaagaactgACCTTGAGCAGTCTCTGGACGCAAGAAACCTTTCAGGTTACCGGATGGACCAATAGCGGTTTCAAACATTAGGTTGAACTCAATTGGGGGTTCCAATGGGTCACCGGTAGCAGGGTTCCCTATATTGTGCTTGACTATCAATTCACCCATTTCTTCACCAGAATAGCCATCGATTTTAGCCAAAATCTGTTCATACTCTTCCTTTACATCATCGTCCAGTTTGATAGCCTTGATTTCCttgaccttcttctttctcttcttatCGTCTGATTTTCCCTCAGAGACAACCTGACCTCTAGCCTCTTGGTCACCCTTTAATCTagcttccaaaacttcctCAATCAAATGATCAGCTCTGAAAATTTCTccagttttcaaatctctgcACATCCAGTCTGAAAATTTATCAACATGGCCAGATGTCTTCAAGACTTCCAACGGAGTCAGCATGGTACAGTCAACTTCCAGCATATCTTCTTCTAAAATGAAGTGTTTTCTCCAAACATCAACGATATTGGCCTGAAAGGCACATCCTGGAGGACCATAATCATAAAGACCAGAAACACCACCAtaaatttcaaaagctgGTGCGAAGAAGAATCTTCGTTTCAAAACACTTTCCAACTTCtctcttgaaaaagtgAAAGCTGTTGTCTCTTGCGATGTCATGTCCCTTACTTTTCTTTCCGAAACTGATTTTATAAATCTAGAATAGAATCTGTAACCtgtgaaaagattttttctGAGCAAAGGGGTCAAAAGTGTACAGTTAAACAGTTTTGTTCTTTGCGACTAACAGCTGTCGTAGATGActagaagagaaaaaatacCCTCAAACCTAAGTGACAAATGAGTAAAACACGACTCTGCAGATATATCTAATATTCATAGTTTACCTGTATAACGATTACCTACCTACCTTTATAAAACGAGCTTTCTATGTATTCAAGACATGCAGCTCTAGCCTACCCCTTAAGGCTGAAACGttgattttcttctgcaaCATTTTTCAAGCCAGCGCAACGGGAGTTTTCTTGGCCTCTGGGTCGTCCTCGCTCACCACAGTATCGTCCCCATACTTCTTCCATGTATTATAGCCATAGTTAGTGTGGAGGTAGAAAGTGCTTCGGTCATAAGGAGTCAGCTTTTTTCCGTTCTTTAGTCTTTGCACTAGATCAGGGTTAGAGGTCCAAAATCTACTAGCCCCAATCAACGTTCTGTCGTTCGCATTGACATCCTTAATCAAAGAGGGAAATCCTGGGGTTGAAAGGTAGGCTCCAGAACGGACAACCACACCTTTCCAAATGTCAAGGACGAAATCATTGCTGGCAATACCCTTTCTTTGGGCCTCTTCTGCTGAGACGTCAGTAACACCACTCACTCTTGGTTCCACAATCGAAATGTATGCTAATCTGTTTCCCTGTTTTGCCCGTTTTTCAAGCTCTGAAAGGACGTATCCGTAGAGAACAATTGGATGAGGGTCGCCATTAACTCCAGCGGAACCTTGGACTTCTGCCCAAGGAGAAAGCCTGACTGCCAGCTTTTCAGCCCCAACGGTATCgatcaaaagatcaatcaCTTCAAGCAAAAATCTGGCTCTGTTTTCGATAGTACCTCCATATTGATCGGTTCGTTCATTCACACCTTTCCCTTGCAAGAATTGGTCGAATAGGTATCCGTGAGCACCATGTACTTCGATAAAATCAAATCCCGCAACTTCGACTGCCAGCTTCGCAGCTACAACAtactctttcttgaagttctCTATGTCCTCAATGGTAGCAGCCTGGATCTCAATGCCTGCCTCCTGGGCTGCCTTTTCACTGGCTTCACTTTCGTAAAAGGCGGATGGTCCTAACAACTTCAAACCATGTTCCTTAGccaattttggagaagcGACCCTTCCCAGATTCCACAATTGCACCGAAATGGCAGTATTGTTTTCGTGGACTTTGTCTGTAATAGCCCTCCAAGCCTTTGCCTGTCTCTCGGACCAAATACCAGGTGCTTGATCGTACAGGCCTCCCTGCTTGGAAACGAATGTTGCCTCAGTTATGATTAGACCTCCATTATCCTTTGAACGGTCACCATAGTACTGCAGTTGTAGCTGAGAGGGAATAAAATCAACAGTCGCTCTCCTTCTAGTGGTTGGAGCATAAGTGACTCGAGTTGTCAGGTTGACGTTACCAACCTTAATTGGCTTGAAAAggtttgtttctttcagATCAGAAACTGTCATCTCGCTTGAAGAATCAAGAGTTAGCACCGCAAAAAGTCAAGAGGTTCCTACCTTTATACGACAGGGAGGACTGCATTAGATCATTAGTAAGCTAAGTGATAACGTCTTTTCAGGTCAGAATTTACAATACCAGCGCCATACAGAGCGAGTtaaatttgaaatttgacTGAAGATAAGGGCATCAAGCGGAGAACCGTTAGCACAACCCAGGTGAAAGGTTCAAAGTCAATAACGCTATGACTGTTCAGATTCAGATTGGATCTTCCCGATTATGTGGCTTGGACCAAAAATAAAATGTTACGTAAGAACACTTTGGCCCACGCTTGAATGAATCGGGCGGTCTGGGGTTGATTGTGACTGCAAAGAAattccaaatccaaatgGACTGACTATCAACTCATCAAAATGTCCTACCAGCCTTCGTTTTATTATGCTCCTACAATGATCTTAGTGAGCTGCCCTGAACAGCCTTCTCCTACTGTGTTATATTAACCGCGCAGGTTGTTTCATTTCCTGCACGCGTTTC
This is a stretch of genomic DNA from Komagataella phaffii GS115 chromosome 3, complete sequence. It encodes these proteins:
- a CDS encoding Cytoplasmic and mitochondrial glycyl-tRNA synthase, which translates into the protein MTSQETTAFTFSREKLESVLKRRFFFAPAFEIYGGVSGLYDYGPPGCAFQANIVDVWRKHFILEEDMLEVDCTMLTPLEVLKTSGHVDKFSDWMCRDLKTGEIFRADHLIEEVLEARLKGDQEARGQVVSEGKSDDKKRKKKVKEIKAIKLDDDVKEEYEQILAKIDGYSGEEMGELIVKHNIGNPATGDPLEPPIEFNLMFETAIGPSGNLKGFLRPETAQGQFLNFSKLYDFNNEKMPFASASIGKSFRNEISPRAGLLRVREFLMAEIEHFVDPEDKSHSKFDLVKDIKLNFLSKSTQIEGKTECAIKSIGEAVSEKMVDNETLGYFIARIYQFLITIGVDPSRLRFRQHMDNEMAHYAQDCWDAELLTSYGWIECVGCADRSAYDLSVHAARTNEKLCVREKLPEPITVDRLEIDIEKKKFGPKFRKNAGAVEKWLLARTECELETLQKDLSTDGKILVEIPGIEEKIELDDSLIHIERRTRTEHIREYTPNVIEPSFGIGRIIYSIFEHAFYPRPDDADRCVLKLPPIVAPTKVLLVPLQTNAEFKPIVKEISQVLRKEKIPFKVDDSGASIGKRYARNDELGTPFGITIDFDTIADGTVTLRERDSTTQVRGSVADIVKAIKTITYDGLSWETGTKDLKPFESKSEE